The following proteins come from a genomic window of Flavobacterium eburneipallidum:
- a CDS encoding ribonuclease E/G produces the protein MNKELIIRSSSEAVDFALLKDGKLIELHKEQETSNFQVGDIFIAKIRKPVAGLNAAFVNVGFEKDAFLHYHDLGPNLASQLKFIKLVSAGKIKDFSLKNFQFEKEIDKDGSITEIINANQSILVQVVKEPISTKGPRISAELSLAGRFIVLVPFSDRVSISQKIEDKKEKERLKRLVQSIKPKGFGVIVRTVAEGKSTVELEKDLQNLIERWTAMCKKLPTAHHPSKVLGELNRASSILRDVFNDTFSGIQIDDEELYNQTKDYLQEIAPSKTSIVKFYQSKDTPIFEKYNIERQIKTSFGKTVSMSKGAYLIIEHTEALHVIDVNSGNRSNKASNQEDTAMEVNMIAAAEIARQLRLRDMGGIIVIDFIDLANPENRKVLFDFLREEMSDDKAKHKILPPSKFGLVQITRQRVRPEVNIKTREEDPNNGNGEIEAPIQIIDKIALDLESILKTHNNVVLNVHPFVAAYLTKGFPSIRSKWFFEHKKWVKIIPRDAYTYLEYHFYDKTKNVIIE, from the coding sequence GTGAATAAAGAATTAATCATTAGATCTAGTTCCGAAGCCGTAGATTTTGCCTTATTAAAAGATGGAAAACTAATTGAATTACACAAAGAACAAGAAACGAGCAACTTCCAGGTTGGCGATATTTTTATTGCCAAAATAAGAAAACCAGTTGCCGGACTAAATGCTGCTTTTGTAAATGTAGGCTTCGAAAAAGATGCTTTTTTACATTATCACGATTTGGGTCCTAATCTTGCTTCCCAACTGAAATTCATAAAACTTGTAAGCGCAGGTAAAATAAAAGATTTCTCCCTAAAAAACTTTCAGTTTGAAAAAGAGATAGACAAAGATGGCTCGATTACAGAAATCATAAATGCCAATCAATCTATTTTAGTACAAGTCGTCAAAGAACCAATATCTACCAAAGGACCAAGAATTAGCGCAGAGCTTTCACTTGCCGGAAGATTTATTGTTTTAGTTCCGTTTTCTGACCGTGTTTCTATTTCTCAAAAAATAGAAGACAAAAAAGAAAAAGAACGTTTGAAACGTCTTGTGCAATCCATCAAACCAAAAGGATTTGGTGTTATTGTTCGCACAGTAGCCGAAGGCAAAAGCACAGTAGAATTAGAAAAAGATTTGCAGAACCTCATAGAGAGATGGACTGCAATGTGTAAAAAATTACCAACCGCTCATCATCCGTCCAAGGTATTAGGAGAGCTCAATAGAGCTTCATCAATATTAAGAGACGTCTTCAACGATACCTTTAGTGGCATCCAAATAGATGACGAAGAGTTGTACAACCAAACCAAGGACTATTTACAAGAAATAGCGCCTTCGAAAACATCGATTGTTAAGTTTTATCAATCCAAAGACACTCCAATTTTCGAGAAATACAATATAGAGAGACAAATCAAGACCTCCTTTGGAAAAACAGTTTCTATGAGTAAAGGTGCTTATCTTATTATCGAACACACTGAAGCTTTGCACGTTATTGACGTCAACAGCGGAAACCGTTCTAATAAAGCATCTAACCAAGAAGACACTGCCATGGAAGTTAATATGATTGCTGCCGCTGAAATCGCCAGACAATTGCGTCTTCGTGATATGGGTGGCATAATCGTAATTGATTTTATCGATTTGGCAAATCCCGAAAATCGTAAAGTCCTGTTCGACTTCTTGAGGGAAGAAATGAGCGATGATAAAGCGAAACACAAAATCTTACCACCGAGTAAATTTGGATTAGTCCAGATTACCCGACAAAGAGTAAGACCGGAAGTCAACATCAAAACCAGAGAAGAAGATCCAAACAATGGAAACGGCGAAATTGAAGCGCCAATTCAAATCATTGACAAAATCGCTCTGGATTTAGAAAGCATTCTAAAAACCCACAATAACGTTGTGCTTAATGTACATCCATTTGTGGCTGCATACCTTACCAAAGGTTTTCCATCAATACGTTCAAAATGGTTTTTTGAACATAAAAAATGGGTAAAAATCATACCGCGTGACGCTTACACGTATTTAGAATACCATTTCTACGACAAAACGAAGAATGTTATTATTGAATAA
- a CDS encoding HU family DNA-binding protein: MTKADIVAKIADKLGLEKGDVQATVETFMTEVKTSLETGDNVYLRGFGSFIVKTRAEKTGRNISKNTTIKIPAHNIPAFKPAKVFVEGVKVNNEAK, translated from the coding sequence ATGACGAAAGCAGATATCGTTGCAAAAATTGCAGACAAATTAGGTCTTGAAAAAGGAGATGTTCAAGCAACAGTGGAGACCTTTATGACTGAAGTTAAAACTTCTCTAGAAACTGGAGACAACGTTTACTTAAGAGGTTTCGGAAGCTTTATTGTAAAAACAAGAGCTGAAAAAACTGGAAGAAACATTTCTAAAAATACAACTATTAAAATTCCTGCTCACAACATCCCAGCATTTAAACCTGCAAAAGTTTTTGTTGAAGGAGTAAAAGTTAATAACGAAGCAAAATAA
- the mutY gene encoding A/G-specific adenine glycosylase — protein MDFSNSLIKWYLQNKRDLPWRKTADPYPIWLSEIMLQQTRVAQGTPYFLSFTTAFPTVFDLANADEEQVLKLWQGLGYYSRARNLHKTAQFVANELSGKFPDNYNDLLKLKGIGEYTAAAIASFSYNEAVPVVDGNVFRVLSRYFDVETDIAVASAKKEFAALAFELMPKDNPAIFNQAIMEFGALQCVPKSPNCGICVFNTSCAALQKKKVNQLPVKSKKLKVRNRFFNYLVVSDKNKNTIIQKRTAKGIWHNLYEFPLIETEAPEDFDFITKKIQSDFFKNNHIISIEDCIDKTIIHKLSHQHLHIKFWKVGVDGSIENGINSETLKTFPFPIVIHNFIESFILAEQK, from the coding sequence ATGGATTTTTCCAACAGCTTGATAAAATGGTATTTACAAAATAAAAGAGATTTGCCTTGGCGCAAAACAGCAGATCCATACCCGATTTGGCTCTCCGAAATAATGCTTCAACAGACCCGAGTAGCACAAGGAACACCTTATTTTTTGTCTTTTACAACTGCTTTTCCAACTGTTTTTGATTTGGCAAATGCAGATGAAGAACAAGTGTTAAAACTTTGGCAAGGTTTAGGCTATTATTCCCGTGCCCGAAATTTACACAAAACAGCTCAATTCGTTGCCAACGAACTGTCAGGTAAATTTCCGGACAACTACAACGACTTATTAAAATTAAAAGGTATTGGCGAATATACAGCCGCCGCAATTGCTTCTTTCTCCTATAATGAAGCCGTTCCAGTTGTTGATGGAAATGTTTTTCGGGTGTTGTCTCGTTATTTTGATGTAGAAACCGATATCGCTGTGGCTTCTGCCAAAAAAGAATTTGCTGCTCTAGCTTTCGAATTGATGCCAAAGGACAACCCTGCTATTTTCAATCAGGCGATTATGGAGTTTGGCGCTTTACAATGTGTTCCTAAAAGTCCCAATTGTGGCATTTGTGTTTTTAATACGAGTTGTGCCGCTTTGCAAAAAAAGAAAGTCAATCAATTGCCTGTAAAATCAAAGAAGTTGAAGGTTAGGAATCGTTTCTTTAATTATTTAGTAGTTTCAGATAAAAATAAAAATACGATAATCCAGAAACGAACAGCAAAAGGCATTTGGCACAATCTCTACGAATTTCCATTGATTGAAACCGAAGCTCCAGAAGATTTTGATTTTATTACCAAGAAAATTCAAAGTGATTTCTTCAAAAACAACCATATAATAAGTATCGAAGATTGTATTGACAAAACGATTATTCATAAATTATCGCATCAACATCTACATATTAAATTTTGGAAAGTAGGAGTTGACGGAAGTATCGAAAACGGAATAAATTCAGAAACTTTGAAAACGTTTCCTTTCCCAATAGTGATTCATAATTTTATCGAAAGTTTCATTTTAGCGGAACAGAAATGA
- the rsmA gene encoding 16S rRNA (adenine(1518)-N(6)/adenine(1519)-N(6))-dimethyltransferase RsmA: MEKVTAKKHLGQHFLKDESVAKNIANTLNLEGYEDVLEIGPGMGVLTKYLLEKPINTYVIEIDTESVEYLDVHYAKLKDKIISKDFLKYDINEVFKGKQFAIIGNFPYNISTQIVFKTLEYRDQIPEFAGMFQKEVAERICEKKGSKTYGILSVLAQAFYDVEYLFTVDEHVFNPPPKVKSGVMRMRRKENYSLPCGEKLLFTVVKTAFQQRRKTLRNSLKTLNLSDNLREDEVFNLRPEQLSVEQFIALTQKIEADGV; encoded by the coding sequence ATGGAAAAAGTAACAGCCAAAAAACACCTCGGACAGCATTTCTTAAAAGACGAAAGCGTAGCAAAAAATATCGCCAACACTTTAAATTTAGAAGGTTACGAAGACGTATTAGAAATAGGCCCTGGAATGGGAGTTTTGACCAAGTATTTATTAGAAAAACCAATCAATACTTATGTTATCGAAATTGACACCGAATCGGTAGAATATTTAGATGTTCATTATGCCAAATTAAAAGATAAAATCATTTCTAAAGATTTTCTGAAATACGACATCAATGAAGTTTTCAAAGGAAAGCAGTTCGCTATCATTGGCAATTTTCCATACAATATTTCTACCCAAATTGTTTTTAAAACATTAGAATACCGAGATCAAATTCCAGAATTTGCTGGAATGTTCCAGAAAGAAGTAGCCGAACGTATTTGCGAGAAAAAAGGAAGCAAAACATACGGAATTCTTTCAGTCTTGGCACAAGCATTTTACGATGTCGAATATTTATTTACGGTAGATGAACACGTTTTTAATCCGCCGCCAAAAGTAAAATCGGGTGTAATGCGAATGCGAAGAAAAGAAAATTACAGTTTGCCTTGTGGTGAAAAATTGCTTTTTACAGTAGTGAAAACCGCTTTTCAGCAACGCAGAAAAACCTTGAGAAATAGTTTAAAAACACTAAATTTGTCCGACAATTTGAGAGAAGACGAAGTTTTTAACCTGCGTCCCGAACAATTGAGCGTAGAACAATTTATAGCATTGACTCAAAAAATAGAAGCCGATGGAGTTTAA
- the mgtE gene encoding magnesium transporter: MEFKVSKELVHQLEELIQNKDDQQLELLLNDLHHADVAEILDELDFDEATYIFKVLDSEKTAEILLELEDDLREKILSRLSPKEIAEELDELETNDAADIIAELSQSKKQEVISELQDVEHAKDIVDLLRYDEDTAGGIMHKELVKVNENWDVFMCIKQMRIQAKNISRVHSIYVVDDEDRLLGRLSLKDLLTTPSKKPISEVYIKKLNSVMVDTEDVEVARIMQKYDLEAIPVTDELGRLVGRITIDDIVDVIKDEANEDYQLAAGISQDVEADDSILEHTKARLPWLVLALLGGFISVKVLGLFGGAMTNHGNLFFFTPLIAAMAGNVGVQSSAIIVQGLANDTLSGSLFNRLIKEVSLSLLNGIILATILFLGSHFLLNVEFIIGIIVTIALVSVIIIASLIGTFVPLLLDKFGIDPALATGPFITTSNDICGILIYFSIARLILGF; encoded by the coding sequence ATGGAGTTTAAAGTCAGCAAAGAACTGGTACACCAATTAGAAGAGCTTATTCAAAATAAAGACGACCAACAACTGGAGCTTTTATTGAATGACTTGCACCATGCTGACGTTGCCGAAATTCTAGATGAACTTGATTTTGATGAAGCCACGTACATTTTCAAAGTTTTAGATTCTGAAAAAACTGCCGAAATTCTTCTGGAATTAGAAGATGATTTACGAGAAAAAATATTAAGCCGACTTTCACCAAAAGAAATTGCTGAAGAGCTGGATGAACTCGAAACCAATGACGCTGCCGATATTATTGCCGAACTTTCGCAAAGCAAAAAACAGGAAGTAATCTCGGAACTGCAAGACGTAGAACACGCCAAAGACATTGTCGATTTGTTGCGTTATGACGAAGATACTGCGGGTGGAATTATGCACAAAGAGTTGGTAAAAGTCAACGAAAATTGGGATGTTTTTATGTGCATCAAACAAATGCGCATTCAAGCTAAAAATATTTCGAGAGTACATTCTATTTATGTGGTGGATGACGAAGATCGATTATTAGGACGTTTGTCTCTAAAAGATTTATTGACAACTCCATCAAAAAAACCCATTAGCGAAGTTTATATCAAAAAATTAAACTCTGTAATGGTCGATACCGAAGATGTGGAAGTCGCTCGTATCATGCAAAAATACGATTTAGAAGCCATTCCTGTTACGGATGAACTGGGTCGATTAGTGGGTCGAATTACCATTGACGATATCGTAGATGTAATCAAGGACGAAGCCAACGAAGATTACCAGTTGGCGGCAGGTATCTCGCAAGACGTTGAGGCCGATGATAGTATTCTGGAACATACAAAAGCACGTTTGCCTTGGTTAGTTTTAGCCCTTTTAGGCGGTTTTATATCTGTAAAAGTTCTTGGATTATTTGGTGGAGCTATGACCAATCACGGCAATTTATTCTTTTTCACACCACTTATTGCTGCAATGGCAGGAAATGTAGGCGTACAATCGTCAGCCATTATTGTGCAAGGTTTGGCAAATGATACTTTGAGCGGCTCTTTGTTTAATCGATTGATAAAAGAAGTTTCTTTGAGTTTATTGAACGGAATAATACTGGCGACCATTTTATTTTTAGGAAGTCACTTCCTTTTGAATGTTGAATTTATAATAGGAATCATTGTAACCATTGCTTTAGTTTCAGTAATCATTATTGCATCACTAATAGGAACATTTGTACCTTTATTATTAGATAAATTTGGAATTGACCCCGCATTAGCAACTGGACCCTTTATAACCACGAGCAATGACATCTGCGGCATTTTAATATATTTTTCAATAGCCAGATTGATATTAGGATTTTAA
- the proC gene encoding pyrroline-5-carboxylate reductase — protein sequence MKVHIIGGGNLGVSIALGLARFSKNNQITVTRRHTASILHLEELGITVSTDNKQRIQEADVIILTIKPYQVDTVLAEILPVISNKVIASGVSGLSIENLQKKIGDSNIAVRIMPNIAAQFGASATCISFNEQHSEQAKNIVTLFQDLGTAPVIDEKLMDAATVLAASGTAFALRYIRASMQAGIEIGFDWQTALAISAQTVKGASEMILAENIHPEQLIDRVTTPQGCTIAGLSEMETHGFSSSLVRGIKAALKKIKG from the coding sequence ATGAAAGTACACATCATTGGAGGAGGAAATCTTGGCGTTTCCATAGCATTAGGATTAGCTCGATTTTCGAAGAATAACCAAATTACAGTAACCCGAAGACATACGGCAAGTATTCTACATTTGGAAGAATTAGGAATCACCGTTTCGACTGATAACAAACAAAGAATTCAGGAAGCAGATGTCATTATCCTAACTATAAAACCGTATCAGGTGGATACTGTTTTGGCTGAAATTCTTCCCGTTATTTCTAATAAAGTGATTGCTTCAGGAGTAAGCGGATTATCTATAGAAAATTTACAAAAAAAGATAGGAGATAGTAATATTGCTGTTAGAATTATGCCCAATATCGCTGCACAGTTTGGAGCTTCGGCAACTTGTATCAGCTTTAACGAACAACATTCAGAACAAGCCAAAAATATAGTAACTCTTTTTCAAGATTTAGGAACTGCTCCAGTTATCGACGAAAAATTAATGGATGCAGCTACCGTTTTAGCGGCAAGCGGAACTGCTTTTGCTTTAAGATATATTCGTGCTTCGATGCAGGCAGGAATCGAAATTGGTTTCGATTGGCAAACGGCTTTGGCTATTTCGGCACAAACTGTAAAAGGTGCTTCAGAAATGATTTTGGCCGAAAATATCCATCCCGAACAATTAATTGACCGAGTGACAACGCCTCAAGGTTGTACGATTGCCGGTTTGAGCGAAATGGAAACCCACGGATTCAGTTCGTCATTGGTTCGTGGAATCAAAGCAGCCTTGAAGAAAATAAAGGGATAA
- a CDS encoding 2-hydroxyacid dehydrogenase: MMEQLQEAGFTNHEDFTSSKAEIEQKIHEYQGIVIRSRFKIDQTFLDKATNLQFIARVGAGLESIDCEYALSKNIQLIAAPEGNRNAVAEHSLGMILSLFNNLNQADSEIKSGQWNREKNRGHELDGKTVGIIGYGNMGKSFAKKLRGFDVEVFCYDILDNVGDENARQVSLEELQQKTDVLSLHIPWTPETDKMVNADFINAFAKPFWIINTSRGKNIVTADLVEALKKKKILGAGLDVLEYEKLSFETLFTHKETPVAFRYLLKAKNVILSPHIAGWTFESHERLAQVIVDKIKKIYS; the protein is encoded by the coding sequence ATGATGGAACAATTGCAAGAAGCAGGATTTACCAATCACGAAGATTTCACTTCATCTAAAGCAGAAATTGAACAAAAAATTCACGAATATCAGGGAATTGTTATTCGCAGCCGTTTTAAAATTGATCAAACTTTTTTGGACAAAGCCACTAATTTGCAATTCATTGCCCGTGTTGGAGCAGGTTTAGAAAGTATTGATTGTGAATACGCTTTATCCAAAAATATTCAATTGATTGCTGCTCCAGAAGGCAATAGAAATGCTGTTGCCGAACATAGTTTAGGAATGATTTTATCGCTTTTTAATAATTTGAATCAAGCCGACAGCGAAATAAAATCAGGACAATGGAACCGTGAAAAAAACCGTGGACATGAACTCGATGGAAAAACGGTTGGAATCATTGGTTACGGAAATATGGGCAAATCATTCGCCAAAAAACTGCGAGGTTTTGATGTTGAAGTGTTTTGCTATGATATTTTGGATAACGTTGGTGATGAAAATGCGAGACAAGTTTCCCTTGAAGAATTACAGCAAAAAACAGATGTTTTAAGCCTGCATATTCCTTGGACTCCCGAAACCGACAAAATGGTTAACGCTGATTTTATAAATGCTTTTGCAAAACCGTTTTGGATTATAAACACCTCAAGAGGAAAAAATATTGTCACGGCTGATTTGGTCGAAGCCCTGAAGAAAAAGAAAATTCTTGGCGCAGGTTTAGACGTTTTAGAATACGAAAAACTATCTTTCGAAACCCTTTTTACACACAAAGAAACTCCAGTAGCTTTCCGATATTTATTGAAAGCAAAAAATGTAATTCTCTCGCCACACATCGCCGGTTGGACTTTTGAAAGCCACGAACGACTAGCTCAAGTCATTGTCGATAAAATTAAGAAGATCTATTCTTAA